CGGACGCGGAGACCAAGGCGCTCCATGACGTCGTCAACCCCGTGGGCGCCTTCCTGGGGGGGCTCAAGGGCTACATCTATGTCGGAGGGGAGCCCGTCTGCGTGCGTCCAGAGGTTTGCGGCGACGTGCAACTTCCGCCGAGGGGCGGCGTGGAGGGCAAGGACCTGCCAGGCGAGGGGCCCACGGCGCAGGCCCTGCGTCATGCGACAGTCGGCACCGGCACCTTCTGCAACGCCTCCGGCTTCTGCATCCGCGGCTACTCCATCAACGTGCACACGCTGTTCAACTGGACCAGCAGCGTCACCGAGCGCGTCAGCGGCGGCACCCGGACGGAGCGCTTCTTCTGCTGGAAGGGCTTCATCCCCTGGGTCTGCTCGCGGCAGGTGGGCGAGCCGCACACGATGCGGGTGATCGTCACCTACGTGGACCTGCTCGGCACCGCCTTCAGCGGAGGCAGCAGCACTGCCAGCAACACGGAGAAGGTGGAGCGCGGCTCGTTCTGGGTGGGCCCCTTCAACCCGTTCAGCCCTCCCGCCGCGGTGAGGGCCTGGGCCACCTGCGGCGCCCACTCGGGCAGCACGGCCAGCGGTGGCACGGGGACGCGCAAGTCGGACATCGGCGTGGTGCGCTGCCCGTAACACCGTGAGGGAGTGACGCGCGCGGGCCTGGCTCCGGGCCCGTGCGCGGTGGCTCAGCCGTCCCCTCGGAGCGCCTCGTTGGGCGGCACGCTCAAGGCGCGGCGGGCGGGCAGCCAGCTCGCCAGCAGCGCCACCGCCCCGAGCAGCAGGGGCACCCCTCCGAAGGTAAACGCGTCGAACGTGTCCACGCCATGGAGCTGGCTGGCCAGGCTCCGCGCGAGCATGGCCGCGCCCACCAGCCCCAGGACGACGCCCAGCGCGGCGAGCCGGACGCCCTGCCGCACCACCAGCCACACCAGCTGACCGTCCGTCGCGCCCAGCGCGATGCGGATGCCCAGCTCCCGGGTGCGCTGGCTCACCGAGTAGGCCAGCACGCCGTACAGCCCCACGCCCGCCAGCACCAGCCCGAGCACGGCCATGGCGACCAGCAGCGTGCCCAGCACCTGCGTGCTCCCGAGGCTCGCGTCCACCAGGTCCACCATGGAGCGGAGCTGGACCAGCGGCAGGTCAGGGTCCACCGCGCGGAGCTCCTGCCGCAGCACGGGCGCCAGCACGTCCAGCCCCTGCGTGGACCGGACGGTGAGCAGCATGTACAGCACCTCGAACTGCCCCACCGGCAGGTACACCTCGGAGGCCGGCGCCTCGTCGACGCTGTCGTGGTGGACGTCCCCCACCACGCCCACCACCTCGCGGAAGGACTCGCCGTCGAGCGTCAGCTTCACGCGCTGCCCCACCGCGCTCCGGCCGGGAAAGTAACGCCGGGCGAAGGTCTCGTTGACGACCGCCACGGGCGCCGTGCCCGCACCATCCGAGGCCTCGATTCCGCGCCCTTCCTTGATGGGCATGCCCAGGGTGGCGAAGTAGCCGTCGCTCGCGGTGCGGAAGTGGCTCAGCTCCCGGGTGTCCGCCACGGCGGCGGGCTCGCCGGGCAACAGCACCGAGGCCAGGCCGGTACGTCCCCACAGCGGCACCGTGCTGGCCAGGCCCGCGGACTGCACGCCCGGAAGCCCGCGCACCCGCTCCAGCACCGAGGCGAGGACTCCGCGCCGAGACTCGACGTCCGGGTACTTCTCCCTGGGAACGAACACGTCCGCGACGGTGACACCGCGAGGCTCGAAGCCCAGGGGCACCGAGTACAGCGAGTGGAGGGTGCGCAGCATCAACCCCGCCCCCACCAGCGGCACCAGCGCCAGCGCCACCTGCACCACCACCAGCACGGCGCGAGCGCGCCCCTGCCCCGTGGCACCCCGGCCTCCCCGCAGGCCCCCGAGCGCCCCACGCCCGTCGGCACGCGCGGCCCGCAGCGCCGGCACCAGGCCGAACAGGAGGCTGGTGAGCAAAGACAGCCCCGCGGCAATGGCCAGCATGTGAGGCTCCAGCCGCAACGACTCGGGAGGCAGTACCTCGCCCGGAATCAGCGCACGCAGCAGGTCCAGGCCCCACAGGGCCAGCAGCAGCCCCGCCGCGCCCCCCGCGAGCGCGAGCAGGACGCTCTCCACCAGGAACTGCCGCATCAACTGCGCGCGGCCCGCGCCAAGGGCGGCGCGCACCGACACCTCTCGCTCCCTCGCGCTGGCCCGGGCCAGCAGCAAGTTTGCCACGTTGGCGCAGGCCACGAGCAGCACCAGCGCCACCACGCCGGCCAGCAACCAGAGCGGCTCTCGCGTGGACTCCACCACCTGCGCGTGCAGGGGGAACAGGCGCACGCCGGGGGCCTCCTCCGCATAGGCCGCCTCGTGAGCCATCGACGCGGCCACCCCCGCCAGTTCCTCCCTCGCACGCTCCACCGAGACGCCGGGACGGAGGCGGCCCAGGGCTCGCAACCAGAGGGCCTCCGGGCGCTCTCCTCCCGCGAGGTCCAGGGCCAGCGGGGTCCACGCGTCCACGCCTGGAGCGAGGCGGAAGCCCGCGGGCAGGACGCCCAGCACCGTGTAGACCTTGCCGCTGAGGAGCAGCGTCCGCCCCACCACGTCCGGGCTTCCGCCGAAGCGGCGTTGCCAGAGCTCATGGGACAGCAGGACGACCTGGTCGCGCCCGGCCACCTCCGTCTCGGGGCCGAACGTCTGCCCGAAAACGGGCCTCACGCCGAGCATCGACAGCAGCCCCGCCGTCGCTCGCGCTGCGCGCACGCGCTCCGCCGGCCCGTCCCCGGTGAGCGTGAAGTCGCGCAGCGTCATTCCCTCCAGTCCCAGGAAGGAAGGTGTGCGCTCACGCCACGCCTGGAGGGCGTGAAGCGACACGCCCATGCGCTCCCTCTGGGGACTCGACTGGAACAGGCGGACGAGCTGCTCCGGCGCGGCGTACGGCAGCGGCCGCAGCAGCACCTGGTACACCACGCTGAAGACGGAGGTGGTGGCCCCAATGGCCAGCGCCAGCGTGGCGACGACCACCAGGGTGAAGGCGAACTCGCGCCGCATCCGGCGCAGGGAGAGGCGGACGTCCTGGAGGAGCTGGGACATGGCGGACCCTGGGGTTTGCAACTCTAGCGCCAGTGCGGGAGGGGGCGTGAGACCCGCGGGCGCCGTCCGGGAGTGCTGCCCGGCTTCGGGGGAGTGTTCGGACATGGCACGCGTCATCCCGGAAGCGGACAATGACCCACCCCGGGTCGGGTGGGAGCGAAGCAGGGCGAGCCGGCCCTGCCCCGGGATCCCCGCATTGCCTCCACCGCCCCTACCAGGGCTAAATGGAGGCTGTGAGTCCGCCCGAGGCCCAGGCCTGGTTCCTCCTCAATGGCGACGACGAGACCGCCTCGCTGGAGCACCCGTGGCCCGCGCCACGGGAGGGAGACGTCCAGTTCGTCATCGACGAAGCGCTGGCCGGCCTGTCACGCGATGCGCAGCTCGCGCTGTACCAGGACCTGGCCGAGAAGATGCTCGCCGCCTTCCGGGCCCTCATTCCGCCGGAGGGGTGGCTCTATGCGCTGGACTACCACCACACGAGCTACCGCCTCTTCCCGCACGTCCCCTTCGAGACGGGCGCGACGCTGGAGGAGATGACCGGCAACTACAACGCGGAGCACTTCGCGCAGGCCCAGCAGGGCATCCACCCGCCTCCCTTCGCGGAGCGGTGGCCGGTGAGCATCCACGCCGACGGCGACCCCCAGCACTACTTCGCGCCGCCCGACTTCCGCTTCGTCTTCGCCGCCCGCTACAACGTCCGCAACCGCGAAGGGGGCGGCCTCCTCGAAGTGGAGACGTACGAGCTGCGGGGACGCGACCTCGTCGACGCCGTCGAGCGCAACCTGCCGGAGCTCTTCCGGCGTGGGCGCCGCAGCCCGCTCCACGAATGAGACGGTAAGCCACGGGCCGGCACTCCACCGGCGTGTGCCCCAGACGGGTCGACGCAATCGAGCCGCCACCTGTCCGTACATCCGCCCATTACCGGGAGAATCGAATGAACGGCATCAAGGCGGGCATCCTGTGCATGCTCGTGGCGTGGGTGTGGATTGTCCCTACCGCCGGAGCGGCGACGAAGTCACAGGAGATTGATCGGCTCGTCACGAAGTTCCACCAGCTGCGCAAGTTCAACGGCACCGTGCTCGTGGCGGATGAGAAGGGCCTCGTCCTCAAGAAGGGCTATGGCTCCGCGAACTTCGAGTGGCAGGTGCCGAATACGCCCGACACGAAGTTCCGTATCGGCTCCGTCACGAAGCAGTTCACGTCGATGGTCATCATGCAGCTCGTCGCCGAGGGGAAGCTCACGCTCGACGACAAGGTGACGAAGCACCTTCCCGACTACCGGAAGGACACCGGGGACCGCATCACCATCGCCCAGCTGTTGCACCACACCACCGGCCTCCCCAACTACACGTCGGCGCCCGGCTTCTTCGAGAACGAGTCGCGCACCCCCTACCCCGTGGCGGACTTCGTGAGGAAGTTCTGCAGCGGAGACCTCGAGTTCGAGCCCGGCTCGAAGATGGCGTACAGCAACTCCGGCTACTTCCTGCTCGGCGCCATCATCGAGAAAGTCACGGGACAGACGTACGCGCAGGCTCTCCAGCAGCGCATCTTCGACCCGCTGGGGATGAAGAGCTCCGGCTACGACGTGTCCGCGACGGTGCTGCCGAAGCGCGCGAGCGGCTACACGACGACTCCCAGCGGGTACGTCAACGCGCCCTACCTCGACATGGGGATCCCCCATGCCGCCGGCGCGATGTATTCGACGGTGGAGGACCTCTACCGCTGGGACCGGGCGCTGTACCTCGACACGCTGCTTCCCGCGGCGCTCAAGGAGCGGATGTTCACCCCGGCCCTGAACGACTATGCCCTGGGGTGGGTCCGGGGGTCGGTCAAGCTGCACGATGACAAGACGGAGCTCGCCAGCATCAGCCACAACGGTGGCATCAACGGCTTCAGCTCCCTGCTGGTCCGCGTGCCCGACAAGAAGGAAGTCGTCATCCTCCTGGACAACACCTCGCGCGGCCCCCTCATGGAGCTGGCGACTGGAGCGCTGAGCATCCTTCACGGCATCCCGCCCCGGCAGCCCCGGGCGTCCATCGGGGAGCTGGTGGTGACGACCCTCGAGAAGTCGTCCGTCACGGAGGCCATCGCCCGCTACCGGACCCTGAAGGCCACGAAGGCGGACGCGTACGACTTCTCCGCGAACGAGCTGAACAACGCCGGCTATCGGCTGCTGCGCTCCGGGCGCGTGCCGGACGCCATCGAGGTCTTCAAGCTGAACGTGGAGATGTTCCCCGCCGACGCGAACACCTACGACAGCCTGGGCGAGGCGTACCTCACCAACGGGAACAAGGAGCTGGCCATCACGAACTACCGCCGGTCCTTGGAGCTGGACCCCGCCAATACCAACGCGGTGGACGCGCTCAAGAAGCTCCAGGCGCCGGCCGCCACGCGCTGACGGGACGTCCGACCTGCCCAGCTCCCCCCCCGGTGGGGGAGCTGCCCCTCTCCGACTTCGAACGACCGGCCCCTCTCAACGCGCGGCACGCTCCCCGCTAGTAACGGTTCGGGAACGAGATGCGCAGCTGCTTCTTCTGTTCGTCGGTCCGCATGCAGCAGGTACTGCGAAGTCGAGAGCGCCTGGTCCGCTCTGGCAACAGGCTTCTGCTCCACGGCCTGCACCTGATCCGCGAGCGCCTTCTGGAACTGCTGGTCGTCGCCATCGCCGAGCGCGAAGCGCTTGCGCAGCTCGTGCTGCGCAATGTTGCCCTTCATCTTCCCGGCTTCTTCCATGACGTACATCATCAGCTTCGCCTGGGCGAGCCCGATGGCGAGCGGAGGGGCCGCGGCAATCTCGAAGATGGTGGCGGAGCTGCCGGAGATCGCGCCGATGGTGGTGAGGACTGAAGGCACGTTGTCGAGTGCCAGGTCCGCGCCGGCCTTGATGCGGTCATCCGCCGACACCTTCTTGCCATCCAGGTCGGTGCCGTACAGGACCTTCTTGGCATTGCCGTACATGCCAAGCAGATCCGTGGGGCCCTTCGCGATACCGCCCACGCGCCCGAGCAGCTTCAGCACCTGCTCTTCGAGATGCGGCTGCTTCGCGACGAGTTGCAGCAGGCCGCTGATGATGGCGGGCGCCGCGGTGATGCCGGCGACCGTTCCCTCCACGGTGTTGCCCTTGGCGATGGCGTCCGCCGAGTTCTTCAGCGCGTCGAGCGCGTCCGGCAGGCCGTCAATGCCGGCCAGGGTCGCCGCGATCTTCAGATTCCCGGCGAGGGTGGAGACAGTCTCCGCATTGTTGATGGCGTCAGCCTGAGAGTTGATCTGCGGCACGGCGGACGGCTTGAGCGTCGCCTCCTTGGAGACCTTGTCGAACAGCGGGCGGAGG
The sequence above is drawn from the Pyxidicoccus trucidator genome and encodes:
- a CDS encoding ABC transporter permease — translated: MSQLLQDVRLSLRRMRREFAFTLVVVATLALAIGATTSVFSVVYQVLLRPLPYAAPEQLVRLFQSSPQRERMGVSLHALQAWRERTPSFLGLEGMTLRDFTLTGDGPAERVRAARATAGLLSMLGVRPVFGQTFGPETEVAGRDQVVLLSHELWQRRFGGSPDVVGRTLLLSGKVYTVLGVLPAGFRLAPGVDAWTPLALDLAGGERPEALWLRALGRLRPGVSVERAREELAGVAASMAHEAAYAEEAPGVRLFPLHAQVVESTREPLWLLAGVVALVLLVACANVANLLLARASAREREVSVRAALGAGRAQLMRQFLVESVLLALAGGAAGLLLALWGLDLLRALIPGEVLPPESLRLEPHMLAIAAGLSLLTSLLFGLVPALRAARADGRGALGGLRGGRGATGQGRARAVLVVVQVALALVPLVGAGLMLRTLHSLYSVPLGFEPRGVTVADVFVPREKYPDVESRRGVLASVLERVRGLPGVQSAGLASTVPLWGRTGLASVLLPGEPAAVADTRELSHFRTASDGYFATLGMPIKEGRGIEASDGAGTAPVAVVNETFARRYFPGRSAVGQRVKLTLDGESFREVVGVVGDVHHDSVDEAPASEVYLPVGQFEVLYMLLTVRSTQGLDVLAPVLRQELRAVDPDLPLVQLRSMVDLVDASLGSTQVLGTLLVAMAVLGLVLAGVGLYGVLAYSVSQRTRELGIRIALGATDGQLVWLVVRQGVRLAALGVVLGLVGAAMLARSLASQLHGVDTFDAFTFGGVPLLLGAVALLASWLPARRALSVPPNEALRGDG
- a CDS encoding DUF2716 domain-containing protein, whose amino-acid sequence is MEAVSPPEAQAWFLLNGDDETASLEHPWPAPREGDVQFVIDEALAGLSRDAQLALYQDLAEKMLAAFRALIPPEGWLYALDYHHTSYRLFPHVPFETGATLEEMTGNYNAEHFAQAQQGIHPPPFAERWPVSIHADGDPQHYFAPPDFRFVFAARYNVRNREGGGLLEVETYELRGRDLVDAVERNLPELFRRGRRSPLHE
- a CDS encoding serine hydrolase, encoding MNGIKAGILCMLVAWVWIVPTAGAATKSQEIDRLVTKFHQLRKFNGTVLVADEKGLVLKKGYGSANFEWQVPNTPDTKFRIGSVTKQFTSMVIMQLVAEGKLTLDDKVTKHLPDYRKDTGDRITIAQLLHHTTGLPNYTSAPGFFENESRTPYPVADFVRKFCSGDLEFEPGSKMAYSNSGYFLLGAIIEKVTGQTYAQALQQRIFDPLGMKSSGYDVSATVLPKRASGYTTTPSGYVNAPYLDMGIPHAAGAMYSTVEDLYRWDRALYLDTLLPAALKERMFTPALNDYALGWVRGSVKLHDDKTELASISHNGGINGFSSLLVRVPDKKEVVILLDNTSRGPLMELATGALSILHGIPPRQPRASIGELVVTTLEKSSVTEAIARYRTLKATKADAYDFSANELNNAGYRLLRSGRVPDAIEVFKLNVEMFPADANTYDSLGEAYLTNGNKELAITNYRRSLELDPANTNAVDALKKLQAPAATR